The window GGCGGTTGGACCTCGGTGGCGGTCGAGACGCGGTACGCAGGTCGAGCGTGACTGCTGCCTTGCGACTGCTGACGACGCAACTACATGCCACGCGGCCCTGAGCGGGGGACACCCGGGACGCTGAGCGGATATAACTGACATCTGACCCTGATCGCCCTGCCGGGCCCGATTCGTGCCCTCGGGTGGGGTGTCGATCGGGTGACGAACGGATAAGGTTACGGGAAGCCTCCGGCACTCGCCGGCCGGTCCCGGACAGGGGGAGGTGCGATGGTCCTGCTACGCCGCGTCATCGGTGACGCGCTGCGTGCCCGCCGGCAGGGTCAGCGCCGGACTCTGCGCGAGGTTTCCACCGCCGCCAACGTCAGCCTCGGCTACCTCTCCGAGATCGAGCGCGGCCAGAAGGAAGCCTCGAGTGAGCTGCTCGCTGCGATCTGCGACGCGCTGGGCGCTCAGTTGTCCGAGGTGCTACGTGACGTGAGTCACACCGTCGCTGTCGCCGAGCAGCGGCAGGGCCTGCTGGTTCCGTTCCCCGAACAGTCCCCGACGTCGCCCGAGCGGTCCCTGAAGGAGCGGCCGAGCCGCAGCGAGGTTCTGCGCTCCGCGTCGGACGGCGCCGTCGGTACGGCCGAGCGGAGCGACGCCGCCGTGCACCAGGTCGCCACCGAGGGCGGGGTGACCGTCTCGGTCCGTAGCGACTCGCCGCTCAAGGCGACGTTGCGGGCCTCCCGGCGGGTGCCGAACACCGGCGGTCGGGACCGTGACGTCGTCTGCGCCGCCTGAGTCACCACGGATCGGGCTGCCGCGGGCGGCCGGGTCCAGGGCTCGCCACCGCTGGATCCGGGACACTAAGGTTGACCCTCAACCGGCGTACCCTGCCGGATCCCACCGACGCCGGCTGACCCGGTGGCGACGGCCTGGGACGATGGTAGGGGCGCCGGAGCACCGTACCGCCCGGGTCGGGTCGCCGTGACCGCCTGACCGTTCGCGCCGATAGTGAGGGGATACCGCAGAGATGGCGAACCCGTTCGTCAAGGGTTGGCGCTACCTGATGGCGCTGTTCGGCGCCAAGATAGATGAGCACGCCGACCCCAAGGTGCAGATCCAGCAGGCGATCGAGGACGCCCAGCGCCAGCACCAGGCACTGGTTCAGCAGGCCGCTGCGGTGATCGGCAACCAGCGACAACTGGAGATGAAGCTGTCCCGGCAGATGAGCGAGGTCGAGCGGCTGCAGGGGATGGCCCGGCAGGCGCTGGTGCTGGCCGACAAGGCCCGCGCCGAGGGCGACGAGGCGGAGGCGAACAAGTACGAGCAGACCGCCCAGACTCTTGCCACCCAGCTGGTCTCCGGCGAGCAGTCGATGGAGGACCTCAAGGCCCTGCACGACCAGTCGTTGGCCGCCGCTGCCCAGGCCCGTCAGGCGGTGGAGAACAACCAGATGATCCTGCAGCAGAAGCTGGCCGAGCGGACCAAGCTGCTGAGCCAGCTCGAGCAGGCCAAGATGCAGGAGACCGTGGCGTCGTCGCTGGAGTCGATGTCGGCGCTCGCCGCGCCGAAGAACACGCCGTCGCTCGACGAGGTGCGGGACAAGATCGAGCAGCGCTACGCCACCGCGATGGGCCGGGCCGAGCTGGCCGGCAACTCCGTCGAGGGGCGGATGCTCGAGGTGCAGAAGTCCACCCTCGACATGGCCGGTTCGTCGCGGCTGGATCAGATCCGGGCCAGCATGGCGGGAGAGAAACTCGCCGGGGCACAGCCGGGGCCGGCGGTCGAGCAGACCCCGGCCGGCGCGGACAGCATGGCCGGCGCGGACAACGCCAGTGTCGCCCGCCTCGACCAGCTCCGTGCCTCGATGGCGAAGGACAAGAACACCGGTGACGCCTCCGCCGCCGGCTGACCATCGGGCTGGCCGAGGGGCGGGAAGGAGCAGCGGTGGTGGATCCACGGACTCGCTACTTCCGCAGGCTGCGTCGCCTGCGTCGGGGCGCCCGCCGGTGGACCGTGCTTGCTGGCGGCTTCGGTGGCGCGGCGGCGGTCCTGCTGCCGTACGCGGGGGTCAGCCCGGTCGACGCGGTGTGGGCGGCGGCGGCCGGCGCCAGCACGGCGTTGGCCTTCTGGCGCTGGTCCGATCTGCGGGCGCTGACCGCGCAACCGCCGCCCCCCGCGCCGGATCCGGCCATCGCCGCCGAGCAGGCCCGGCTCAAGCTGGTCGCCACCGTCGAGCGGATTCCGCTCGGCCGGGCCGCCGTCGGCGAGGTACGCCGACAGCAGGCGCTGCTGGCGTTGCGCGGAACGGCGGCGGCGGACGTCTGGACCCGGCTGGACCGGGCCGCGCGGACCCTCGCCGGGCTGGTGCCGCGGTTGACCGGGCCGGGCGAGTCGGCCCAGCTCGAAGCCGCGGTGGCCGAGCAGTCACTGCGTGACCTGGCGTACCGGGTGGCCAGCGTGGAGAAGGCGGTACGGCTGGCTCCGGCCGACGCCGGGCTGGCCAACTCGCACCGGGTGCTCGTCGAGCAGCTGGAAGCCGGCACCGTCGCCTACGAAGGTCTGGTCGCGGCGGCCGCCAACTACGTCGCCGAGGACGGTCGGGCGGTCGGGCAGCATCCGTCGGTGAGCCGGCTCACCGAGGCCGGTGACCTGCTGCGGGGGGTCGCCGCCGGGCTGGCGGAGCTGCGGCAGCCACCGGACCCGGCTGGCACGTCGGGCACCAGTAGGTGACCCGCCCCGCCGCCGGCTCGACCCGACGCACTGCCGTACCGCAGCGGCGGCACGGCCGCCGCCAGCGGCCGTACACGTAGCTGGCCTCCCCGGGCAGGCCGGTGATGCTGCGGCTGGCCCGCCCCCGGTTGGCGACCAGCAGCCGGCGTGCCAGCTCGACGACGGCGGCCAGGTCCGGCACCTCGCGGACCGGTGTACCGGGCGCGACACCACGCAGGAACAGCAACTCGCAGGCGTAGACGTTGCCGATTCCGGCGAGATTGCGCTGGTCGAGCAGCGCCTCGATGACGGGTGTCTCGGGCCGGGCGGCGAGCCGGCGGACCGCTTCGGCCGGGTCCCAGTCGGCACCGAGCAGATCCGGCCCCAGCCCGGCGGTGAGTTCCGGCTCCCGCTCCGTCGTCACCAGGGCCAGCTCGTGCAGGTGGTAGCCGACGGCGACGGACTCACCGGTGCGCAGCACCACGCGGATCTGGTGTGCCGGCCGGGCCGTCCAGCGTTGACCGAGCCGGTAGGTCCGCCAACTGCCGTCCATCCGCAGGTGCGAGTGCAGGGTGTACCGCCGGTCGTCCGGTGCCGCGAGCCGCAGCAGCAGGTGCTTGCCACGGCTGACGCAGTCCAGCACGGTCCGGCCGGACAGGTCGGTGGTCGCGAGCCGGGGGATCCGGAAGTCGCTGCCGGTGAGCCGCCGGCCAGCCAGCACCTCCCGCAGCCGGTGGGCGGTGTTCCAGACGGTGTCGCCTTCAGGCACGACGACAATCCTGCCGCAGGTCGCGACCGAACGGGCCCGAGTAGCCGACTGCCTGGGCCGCAGACATCCGGCCCAGGCAGTCGGGGTGACGATAACGGTCAGTACCGTCGTCGGAACACGGCGAAGGTGGCGGCAGTGCCGAGCGCCAGCGCGCCGATCAGCACCAC is drawn from Micromonospora sp. Llam0 and contains these coding sequences:
- a CDS encoding DNA-formamidopyrimidine glycosylase family protein yields the protein MPEGDTVWNTAHRLREVLAGRRLTGSDFRIPRLATTDLSGRTVLDCVSRGKHLLLRLAAPDDRRYTLHSHLRMDGSWRTYRLGQRWTARPAHQIRVVLRTGESVAVGYHLHELALVTTEREPELTAGLGPDLLGADWDPAEAVRRLAARPETPVIEALLDQRNLAGIGNVYACELLFLRGVAPGTPVREVPDLAAVVELARRLLVANRGRASRSITGLPGEASYVYGRWRRPCRRCGTAVRRVEPAAGRVTYWCPTCQPGPVAAAAPPARRRPPAAGHRPR
- a CDS encoding PspA/IM30 family protein, which encodes MANPFVKGWRYLMALFGAKIDEHADPKVQIQQAIEDAQRQHQALVQQAAAVIGNQRQLEMKLSRQMSEVERLQGMARQALVLADKARAEGDEAEANKYEQTAQTLATQLVSGEQSMEDLKALHDQSLAAAAQARQAVENNQMILQQKLAERTKLLSQLEQAKMQETVASSLESMSALAAPKNTPSLDEVRDKIEQRYATAMGRAELAGNSVEGRMLEVQKSTLDMAGSSRLDQIRASMAGEKLAGAQPGPAVEQTPAGADSMAGADNASVARLDQLRASMAKDKNTGDASAAG
- a CDS encoding helix-turn-helix domain-containing protein, which gives rise to MVLLRRVIGDALRARRQGQRRTLREVSTAANVSLGYLSEIERGQKEASSELLAAICDALGAQLSEVLRDVSHTVAVAEQRQGLLVPFPEQSPTSPERSLKERPSRSEVLRSASDGAVGTAERSDAAVHQVATEGGVTVSVRSDSPLKATLRASRRVPNTGGRDRDVVCAA